In Blautia wexlerae DSM 19850, a single window of DNA contains:
- a CDS encoding Mu transposase domain-containing protein, with amino-acid sequence MHDYNTILGVIELRLSKVSYDSVQKRYRIERSGIALIMNRYKDSGLSLDNLRQMPASKVVDLIYPKENLRHKDIPLPDFEKIHEQMIQMGKHADLSFLWIDYKKEHPNGYQLAQFYKLYRDFMVDAYGTSKTSMPVERIPGEKMYIDWVGDQPELLLDTTTGELRKVHIFTTTLGFSSLVYAEIFPDEKLPHFITGTVHALSYYGAVPKYLVPDNLRTAVTRHSKDELVLQSAFSDLETFYDTIVLPPPPRKPKGKPTVENHVRFLETHLVEELKKDTYISLEALNAAVKKIVADINQRPFQKKSDIRKSRMNGFEKYDKPRMNQLPGESYTLCDYKYFLKVPDNYHLEYDAHYYSVLYTYKGKPAILKATMTEIRICDEYNRLICRHPRSYRDFPLYITDDNHMPPEHLYYKEVNAHDGAYYRRWASVYGESMVTLIDRILRSSKHEEQAYNSCAGVLHSCKDVPHRLVQEAAEKCVEANACKYSYFKKVLSMVQNNHSSSAINGTGKLPSHTNIRGKEAYK; translated from the coding sequence ATGCACGACTACAATACTATTCTTGGAGTCATAGAACTTCGGCTCAGTAAAGTCAGTTATGACTCTGTACAAAAACGTTACCGGATCGAACGGAGCGGGATTGCATTAATCATGAACCGCTACAAAGATTCAGGCTTATCATTGGATAATCTTCGGCAAATGCCAGCCTCAAAGGTGGTTGATCTCATCTATCCAAAAGAAAACCTTCGACATAAGGATATTCCACTGCCTGATTTTGAAAAAATACATGAGCAGATGATCCAAATGGGAAAACATGCTGACTTGAGTTTTCTATGGATTGATTATAAAAAAGAGCATCCCAACGGTTACCAGCTCGCTCAGTTTTATAAGCTGTATCGTGATTTTATGGTAGATGCTTATGGTACTTCAAAAACATCTATGCCTGTGGAACGGATCCCTGGTGAAAAGATGTATATTGACTGGGTAGGCGACCAGCCGGAACTGCTATTGGACACAACAACTGGCGAACTTCGGAAAGTTCACATTTTTACAACTACACTTGGTTTTAGCAGCCTTGTTTATGCAGAGATCTTTCCGGATGAAAAACTTCCACATTTTATTACCGGTACAGTACATGCACTGTCTTATTATGGGGCAGTTCCTAAATATCTTGTCCCGGACAATCTAAGAACAGCTGTTACCAGGCATAGTAAAGATGAACTTGTGCTGCAGTCAGCTTTTTCAGATCTGGAAACTTTTTATGATACGATCGTTCTGCCGCCGCCACCAAGGAAACCGAAAGGCAAACCAACAGTTGAAAATCATGTGCGTTTCTTGGAGACGCATCTGGTAGAAGAGTTAAAGAAAGATACTTATATCTCTCTGGAAGCTCTGAATGCTGCGGTCAAAAAGATCGTAGCGGACATCAACCAGCGTCCTTTCCAGAAAAAATCTGACATTCGGAAATCCCGCATGAATGGATTTGAAAAGTACGACAAACCGCGTATGAACCAGCTTCCAGGCGAAAGTTATACACTTTGTGATTATAAATACTTTCTTAAAGTTCCAGATAATTACCACCTTGAGTATGATGCCCACTACTATTCTGTATTGTATACCTATAAAGGGAAGCCTGCAATTCTTAAGGCTACAATGACGGAGATACGGATCTGTGATGAGTATAACCGGCTGATCTGCCGCCATCCAAGATCTTACCGTGATTTTCCTCTTTACATTACAGATGACAATCACATGCCTCCAGAACACCTGTATTACAAAGAAGTGAATGCACATGACGGAGCTTATTACAGACGATGGGCATCTGTTTATGGAGAATCTATGGTAACTCTTATTGACAGGATACTCCGCAGTTCCAAGCATGAGGAACAGGCATACAACAGCTGTGCCGGTGTACTCCATTCCTGTAAAGATGTTCCTCACAGGCTGGTTCAGGAGGCTGCTGAGAAATGCGTAGAAGCCAATGCTTGCAAGTATTCTTATTTCAAGAAAGTACTTAGCATGGTTCAGAATAATCATTCCAGTAGTGCTATAAACGGAACCGGAAAACTTCCTTCCCATACAAACATCCGTGGAAAGGAGGCATACAAATGA
- a CDS encoding DUF4368 domain-containing protein: MSYKTYSFRGENYKYFGCPHAKEQVGEDGCCKRYVIEDELSAVVWFVVRQLLDMTDAFKMKLDKQNNVSRQDNLLLAEKLARLQQDKEKCESDRFANVDQFMAGQLDKDVYQRRRADLGRLAEKIEADIAELEQKLKAAETVKDDSLSQTLSVMKKYSGADELTQAMVQELIAKVVVTDPEHVEIVWKFKDEVRKFIGI; encoded by the coding sequence ATGTCGTACAAAACATATTCCTTCCGTGGTGAGAATTATAAGTATTTTGGATGTCCACATGCTAAAGAGCAGGTTGGAGAAGACGGATGCTGCAAGAGGTATGTTATTGAAGATGAACTGAGTGCAGTTGTTTGGTTTGTGGTAAGGCAGCTGCTCGATATGACGGATGCATTTAAGATGAAGCTGGACAAGCAGAATAATGTCAGCAGACAGGATAATTTGCTTCTGGCTGAAAAGCTTGCCAGACTGCAGCAAGATAAGGAAAAATGTGAGTCGGACAGATTTGCAAATGTGGATCAGTTTATGGCAGGTCAGCTAGATAAGGATGTGTACCAGAGAAGAAGAGCAGACCTTGGCAGACTTGCTGAAAAGATTGAAGCTGATATAGCAGAATTGGAGCAGAAGCTTAAGGCAGCGGAAACTGTGAAGGATGACAGCTTATCTCAGACACTTAGTGTGATGAAGAAGTATTCCGGAGCGGATGAACTGACACAGGCAATGGTGCAGGAACTGATTGCGAAGGTTGTTGTAACGGATCCAGAGCATGTGGAGATTGTTTGGAAATTCAAGGATGAAGTGAGAAAATTCATAGGGATTTAA
- a CDS encoding helix-turn-helix domain-containing protein, with protein sequence MVRNNIELDVKTKCIEQGKTQVQIAEDIDTTKAYVNRIIKRTDGVVNKTFVQMMESLGYDIEIMYVKREG encoded by the coding sequence ATGGTAAGAAATAATATCGAACTGGATGTAAAGACAAAGTGTATAGAGCAGGGCAAGACTCAGGTGCAGATTGCAGAGGATATTGATACCACAAAAGCCTACGTGAACCGTATCATCAAAAGGACTGATGGTGTTGTGAATAAGACCTTTGTGCAGATGATGGAATCACTTGGATATGATATCGAGATTATGTATGTGAAGCGGGAAGGGTAA
- a CDS encoding DEAD/DEAH box helicase family protein, with product MDVCLRAYQRECIENIFNKIESGAKRISVAMTVGLGKSITSIFLADEIIKRYSESCMIVFRYRANCEQTKVEIAKLGKSNKIYCVTINEFLHDQNQKYKYCLLHDLAVYDRKQISNKIKNSNVVTVSFFEPGQEIVEKNQVVDSMQAKRLMAYAERITPVVCVYETKDLLDIRDIRYADETETSFIKNEISVVSDWLTTERVKAEEERNETQNRVNRLQAYMKAFKQMRDQQTIKTQAAEIERLKALLQADERDKKIEDLEAREKEYQEQLIEKDSRIAQQDQMISFMKTAFSSIGISHEVIEQSFEQIQKIRESLVEELKSTDEDVKEIALKKLQDKVAEIVGELTRNVIAVSDNIYYKEYLVGELTQEVWDKLDEKSKTFLITAKSNYDSMIKMPDKNSMDYSGVCLLVTKALEVETTKRFFDKYKDFLNRKYIGVSQWPHVLRQRVHGQVTDEIIPDGEFTLGSVVPIVGYKRDYDNDGNIIGYSRGHNGTRLDFLDYATRSLFKSSDRRNAEREIEKDYHFIEKVRLDYRNPSAHRDKLTITSAKNCIEYVIDVQHMLKEMLGTMKI from the coding sequence ATGGATGTATGTTTAAGGGCATATCAGCGTGAATGTATAGAAAATATATTTAATAAAATAGAGTCTGGCGCAAAGAGAATTAGCGTTGCCATGACAGTTGGTTTAGGAAAAAGCATAACGTCCATATTTTTGGCAGATGAAATTATAAAACGTTATTCTGAGAGCTGTATGATAGTGTTTCGCTATCGAGCGAATTGTGAGCAGACAAAAGTCGAAATAGCAAAATTAGGTAAATCTAATAAAATATATTGTGTAACAATTAATGAATTTTTACATGATCAAAATCAAAAATATAAGTATTGTCTGCTTCATGATTTAGCTGTATATGATAGAAAACAAATCTCTAATAAAATCAAAAATAGCAACGTAGTCACGGTTTCGTTTTTCGAACCAGGACAAGAGATTGTTGAGAAAAATCAAGTGGTTGACTCTATGCAGGCCAAGAGACTAATGGCATATGCAGAGCGCATCACACCCGTTGTTTGCGTATATGAGACAAAAGACCTACTTGATATCAGAGACATTAGATATGCTGATGAAACAGAAACATCTTTCATAAAGAATGAAATTTCTGTTGTATCTGATTGGTTGACTACGGAACGTGTTAAAGCAGAAGAAGAGCGAAATGAGACTCAGAATAGGGTAAATAGGCTTCAAGCATATATGAAAGCTTTTAAGCAGATGCGAGATCAGCAGACTATTAAAACCCAGGCCGCGGAAATAGAAAGGCTAAAAGCCTTATTGCAGGCGGATGAGCGAGACAAGAAAATCGAGGATTTGGAGGCACGTGAGAAAGAGTATCAAGAACAGTTAATTGAAAAAGATTCTCGTATCGCACAACAGGATCAAATGATTTCATTTATGAAAACAGCTTTTAGTAGTATTGGAATATCTCATGAGGTGATTGAACAATCATTTGAGCAGATACAAAAGATTCGAGAATCATTAGTTGAGGAACTTAAAAGCACTGACGAAGATGTAAAGGAAATTGCATTAAAGAAACTTCAAGATAAAGTTGCAGAAATTGTTGGAGAACTTACCAGAAACGTTATAGCTGTTTCGGATAATATATACTATAAAGAATATCTTGTGGGGGAATTAACCCAAGAAGTATGGGATAAACTTGATGAGAAGAGTAAAACTTTTCTAATAACAGCAAAGAGCAATTACGACAGTATGATAAAGATGCCAGACAAGAATTCTATGGATTATTCTGGGGTATGTCTTTTAGTTACAAAAGCACTGGAAGTGGAAACAACAAAACGATTCTTTGATAAATATAAAGATTTCTTGAATAGAAAATATATAGGGGTGTCTCAGTGGCCTCATGTTTTAAGACAGAGAGTACACGGGCAAGTTACTGATGAAATAATACCAGATGGAGAGTTTACTCTTGGCTCTGTGGTTCCAATAGTAGGATATAAAAGAGATTATGATAATGATGGTAATATAATTGGTTATTCAAGAGGGCATAACGGAACAAGGCTAGATTTCTTAGATTATGCAACACGTAGTTTGTTTAAGTCATCAGATAGACGCAATGCCGAACGTGAGATAGAAAAAGATTATCACTTTATAGAAAAAGTGCGTTTGGATTATAGAAATCCGTCTGCCCATAGAGACAAATTGACAATTACATCTGCCAAAAACTGCATAGAGTATGTTATTGATGTGCAACACATGTTAAAAGAAATGCTTGGAACAATGAAGATATAG
- a CDS encoding (deoxy)nucleoside triphosphate pyrophosphohydrolase: protein MKTIKVVAAVICDNMKEKNKIFATARGYGEPKGGWEFPGGKIEAGGTPQEALKREIMEELDTEIKVGGLIDTIEYDYPTFHLFMDCFWAEVTAGHLELKEAEAAKWLTKDQLDSVAWLPADVTLIEKIRRNMEN, encoded by the coding sequence ATGAAGACAATAAAAGTAGTTGCAGCAGTTATCTGTGACAATATGAAAGAAAAGAATAAAATTTTTGCAACGGCTCGTGGTTACGGTGAGCCGAAAGGTGGCTGGGAGTTTCCTGGAGGAAAAATCGAAGCAGGTGGAACACCTCAGGAAGCATTAAAGCGAGAAATCATGGAAGAACTGGATACAGAAATTAAGGTAGGGGGTTTGATTGACACTATAGAGTATGACTATCCCACTTTTCACCTTTTCATGGACTGCTTCTGGGCAGAGGTCACAGCCGGTCACCTGGAACTGAAAGAAGCGGAAGCCGCAAAATGGCTTACGAAGGATCAACTGGACAGCGTTGCCTGGCTACCGGCAGATGTCACTTTGATAGAGAAAATTCGAAGGAACATGGAGAACTGA
- a CDS encoding HIRAN domain-containing protein, with amino-acid sequence MSKVYFTLTGTKHYFGKEFLKKGTKICLEKEPDNEYDKEAIKVTYEGLGKIGYVANSSYTVIGDSMSAGRIYDKIGKKAKVKVVLVTNHGTICSISKKSLLDNQKKVKKSEVEIEE; translated from the coding sequence ATGAGCAAGGTCTATTTCACATTGACAGGAACAAAGCACTATTTCGGAAAAGAATTTCTAAAAAAAGGAACGAAGATCTGCTTAGAAAAAGAACCAGACAATGAGTATGACAAGGAAGCAATTAAAGTAACTTACGAAGGTCTGGGAAAGATTGGATATGTGGCAAATAGCTCTTATACAGTAATCGGTGATTCCATGAGTGCCGGAAGAATTTATGACAAAATTGGAAAGAAGGCAAAAGTAAAAGTAGTGCTTGTCACAAATCACGGAACAATCTGCAGCATCAGTAAAAAGAGCCTTCTGGATAACCAAAAGAAGGTTAAGAAATCGGAAGTGGAAATTGAAGAATAA
- a CDS encoding IS200/IS605 family accessory protein TnpB-related protein: MQIISSYGVELREQNIPIRQTLEIYRSAVSYLIGIYVQVWEELAEIPDAKRRFNAAEHLVHTTKKNHACFDFDIRFPKMPSYLRRSAIRHALGTVSSYKTRLDLWEKTDGKSGKPKLVYENHAMPVFYRDVLYREGAEGKDEAYLKLYDGHDWKWSCVRLDHTDMEYLRKCWSGKKASAPTLEKRHRKYFLRFSYTEEVTLTKTPVKEQIICSVDLGINTDAVCTIMRADGTVLGRKFIDHPSEKDRMYRTLGRIRRFQREHGSAQTQGRWAYTKRLNTELGKKIAGAIVRYAEENHADVIVFEYLEMQGKISGKKKQKLHLWRKRDIQKCCEHQAHRKGMRVSRICAWNTSRLAYDGSGVVTRDWENHSLCTFQTGKRYHCDLSASCNIGARYFIRELLKPLPATERSLLEAKVPSVKRRTSCVYADLRKLHSEMEFLKAA; the protein is encoded by the coding sequence ATGCAGATAATATCCAGTTATGGTGTAGAATTACGAGAACAGAATATCCCGATCCGCCAGACACTGGAGATCTACCGTTCTGCTGTCAGCTATCTGATTGGGATTTATGTGCAGGTATGGGAAGAATTAGCAGAAATCCCGGATGCAAAGAGGCGTTTTAATGCTGCAGAACATCTGGTACATACTACGAAGAAAAACCATGCCTGTTTTGATTTTGATATCCGGTTCCCAAAGATGCCTTCCTATCTGCGCAGATCTGCCATCCGGCATGCACTGGGGACAGTATCCTCTTATAAAACACGGCTGGATCTATGGGAAAAGACCGACGGAAAGAGCGGGAAACCAAAGCTTGTATATGAAAATCACGCCATGCCGGTCTTCTACCGTGATGTCCTGTATCGTGAAGGCGCGGAAGGGAAAGACGAAGCATACCTGAAACTCTATGATGGTCATGACTGGAAATGGTCCTGTGTACGTCTGGATCATACGGATATGGAATATCTGAGAAAATGCTGGTCAGGGAAAAAGGCATCTGCCCCGACTCTGGAAAAGAGACACCGGAAATACTTTTTGCGTTTTTCCTATACAGAAGAAGTAACACTTACCAAAACACCTGTGAAAGAACAGATCATCTGCAGTGTGGACTTAGGGATCAATACCGATGCAGTCTGTACCATCATGCGGGCAGACGGAACTGTCCTGGGAAGAAAATTTATCGATCATCCCAGTGAAAAAGACCGGATGTACCGTACATTGGGACGGATCCGCAGATTCCAGAGGGAACATGGTTCTGCGCAGACACAGGGAAGATGGGCATATACGAAACGTCTGAATACAGAACTGGGCAAAAAGATTGCAGGTGCGATTGTAAGATATGCGGAAGAAAACCATGCAGATGTGATCGTGTTCGAGTATCTGGAGATGCAGGGGAAGATATCGGGAAAGAAAAAGCAGAAACTGCACCTGTGGAGAAAAAGAGATATCCAGAAGTGTTGTGAACATCAGGCACACAGGAAAGGGATGCGGGTATCCAGAATCTGTGCATGGAATACCAGCAGACTGGCTTATGATGGTTCCGGGGTGGTAACACGTGACTGGGAAAATCATAGCCTCTGTACTTTCCAGACAGGAAAACGATATCATTGTGACCTGTCAGCATCCTGTAATATAGGGGCGAGATACTTTATAAGGGAACTTTTAAAACCCCTTCCGGCAACGGAAAGGTCTTTACTGGAGGCAAAAGTCCCTTCTGTAAAGCGTAGAACCTCATGTGTCTATGCAGATCTGAGGAAACTCCATTCAGAAATGGAATTTTTAAAAGCAGCATAG
- a CDS encoding peptide deformylase: MVKQIVRDIFFLGQPSKPAAKADIQIGKDLQDTLQANRERCVGMAANMIGVRKNIIIVNMGFIDVVMFNPVIVSKHDMYETEEGCLSLDGVRKTTRYQEIEVEYYDFNWKKQRQKLSGWTAQICQHEIDHLFGKII, encoded by the coding sequence ATGGTAAAGCAAATTGTAAGAGACATTTTCTTTTTAGGTCAGCCATCCAAGCCAGCTGCAAAAGCAGATATCCAGATTGGGAAGGATCTGCAGGACACACTGCAGGCGAACCGGGAACGGTGCGTTGGTATGGCTGCAAATATGATTGGTGTAAGGAAGAATATCATCATTGTGAATATGGGATTTATAGATGTTGTTATGTTTAACCCGGTGATTGTTTCAAAGCATGATATGTATGAGACAGAAGAAGGCTGTCTGTCCCTGGATGGTGTTCGTAAGACGACCAGATACCAGGAAATTGAAGTAGAGTATTATGACTTCAACTGGAAAAAACAGCGCCAGAAACTGTCTGGATGGACGGCGCAGATCTGCCAGCATGAGATTGATCATTTGTTCGGAAAAATTATATAA
- a CDS encoding VOC family protein, whose translation MLKNVLIVVDDIEKSIKFYRDVFGLQVILKNEGNVILSEGLVLQDAGLWGKTLDETSTPFNNMMELYFEEFDIDGLIAKYESGKYSVRYATELTELAGGQKLVRLYDPSGNLIEVRTPFRYN comes from the coding sequence ATGCTGAAAAATGTATTGATCGTGGTGGATGATATAGAAAAATCCATAAAGTTTTATAGGGACGTATTTGGACTGCAAGTGATTCTTAAGAATGAAGGTAATGTGATCTTATCGGAGGGACTTGTTTTGCAGGATGCCGGTCTATGGGGGAAGACGCTGGATGAGACTTCTACGCCATTCAATAACATGATGGAACTGTATTTCGAGGAATTTGATATAGATGGATTGATTGCAAAATATGAATCTGGTAAGTATTCCGTTCGATATGCCACAGAATTGACAGAACTTGCAGGTGGCCAGAAACTTGTAAGGCTGTATGATCCCAGTGGTAATCTCATTGAGGTTCGCACTCCATTCAGGTATAATTAA
- a CDS encoding YaiI/YqxD family protein: MQIFVDADACPVVGIVERAAKEHNLPVTLLCDANHVLSSDYSEVIVVGAGADAVDYKLISICHKGDVVVSQDYGVAAMALGKGAYAIHQSGKWYTNENIDQMLMERHLNKKARRASGKNHLKGPRKRTAEDDEHFRASFEKMIHMAMDKEK; the protein is encoded by the coding sequence ATGCAGATTTTTGTTGATGCAGATGCCTGTCCGGTAGTCGGTATTGTTGAAAGAGCTGCAAAAGAGCACAATCTTCCGGTAACGTTGTTGTGTGATGCCAATCATGTGTTATCATCTGATTACAGTGAAGTGATCGTAGTTGGAGCCGGAGCAGATGCAGTGGATTATAAACTGATCAGCATTTGTCATAAAGGCGATGTTGTTGTATCGCAGGATTATGGAGTGGCGGCAATGGCTCTTGGAAAGGGCGCATATGCGATTCATCAATCCGGGAAATGGTATACCAATGAGAATATTGACCAGATGCTTATGGAGCGGCATCTGAATAAGAAGGCACGAAGGGCATCCGGAAAGAATCACTTAAAAGGACCACGAAAACGAACAGCAGAAGATGATGAGCATTTCAGAGCGTCTTTTGAAAAAATGATACATATGGCAATGGATAAGGAGAAATAA
- a CDS encoding DNA methylase → MTEKERTYIAIDLKSFYASVECKERNRDPLRTNLVVADKSRTEKTICLAVSPALKCYGIPGRARLFEVVQKVKEANSARRWKAPNRTFIGSSDDSTELDTNPALEIDYIVAPPRMALYLEYSTRIYSIYLKYIAPEDIFPYSIDEVFMDVTDYLHTYNMTARELAMTMIQDVLKTTGITATAGIGTNMYLCKIAMDIVAKHIKADKDGVRIAELDEMSYRRKLWSHRPLTDFWRVGKGYAKKLEEYGLYTMGDIARCSIGKENELYNEDLLYKLFGVNAELLIDHAWGYEPCTMKMVKAYKPETNSVCSGQVLHCPYDFEKAKLVVKEMTDQMVLDLVDKKLVTDQIVLTVGYDIENLNNADRKKQYHGEVTIDRYGRRIPKHAHGTTNLKRQTSSTKLITDAVIELYDGIVDRNLLIRRINITANRLVDESSVEREELYEQLDLFTDYEAQRKKQEEEEDALDREKRMQEAMLSIKKKFGKNAVLKGMNLQEGATARDRNEQIGGHKA, encoded by the coding sequence ATGACGGAAAAGGAAAGAACCTATATTGCAATCGATCTTAAGTCATTCTATGCGTCTGTGGAATGTAAAGAGCGAAATAGAGATCCTTTGAGGACTAATCTTGTGGTTGCGGATAAAAGCAGAACAGAAAAAACTATCTGTCTTGCGGTATCTCCAGCTTTAAAGTGTTATGGGATACCCGGAAGGGCTCGTTTATTTGAGGTTGTTCAAAAAGTAAAAGAAGCCAACAGCGCTCGCAGGTGGAAAGCACCGAACAGAACATTTATTGGTTCTTCTGATGACAGTACAGAATTAGATACCAATCCTGCACTGGAGATTGATTATATTGTTGCGCCTCCCCGGATGGCTCTTTATCTGGAATACAGCACCAGAATTTACAGCATTTATCTGAAATATATTGCACCGGAAGATATTTTCCCGTATTCGATTGACGAAGTATTTATGGATGTAACGGATTATCTGCATACTTATAATATGACAGCAAGGGAACTTGCAATGACCATGATACAGGATGTGCTGAAAACGACAGGTATAACGGCAACTGCCGGAATTGGAACGAATATGTATCTGTGTAAGATTGCGATGGATATCGTGGCGAAGCACATTAAAGCAGATAAAGATGGTGTACGAATTGCAGAACTGGATGAAATGTCATACCGAAGGAAACTCTGGAGCCACAGACCTCTTACTGATTTCTGGAGAGTCGGAAAGGGATATGCAAAGAAGTTGGAAGAATATGGCCTTTATACGATGGGTGATATTGCCAGATGTTCCATCGGAAAAGAGAATGAATTATATAACGAAGATCTGCTATATAAACTGTTTGGCGTTAATGCAGAGCTGCTGATCGATCATGCCTGGGGATATGAGCCCTGTACAATGAAAATGGTCAAGGCTTACAAACCGGAAACGAACAGTGTTTGTTCCGGGCAGGTACTTCATTGTCCTTATGACTTTGAAAAAGCAAAATTAGTCGTCAAAGAGATGACGGACCAGATGGTTTTGGATTTGGTGGATAAGAAGCTTGTCACAGATCAGATCGTGCTGACAGTTGGTTATGATATTGAGAATCTGAACAATGCCGACAGGAAAAAGCAGTATCATGGAGAGGTTACGATCGACCGTTATGGAAGAAGAATTCCGAAACACGCACATGGAACGACCAATCTGAAACGGCAGACTTCCTCAACAAAACTGATAACGGATGCAGTAATAGAACTATATGACGGGATTGTTGACAGAAACCTGCTTATCAGAAGAATTAATATCACAGCGAACAGGCTTGTGGATGAAAGCTCTGTAGAGAGAGAAGAATTGTATGAGCAGCTGGATCTTTTTACGGATTATGAGGCACAAAGGAAAAAGCAGGAAGAGGAAGAGGATGCGTTGGATCGTGAGAAACGTATGCAGGAGGCAATGCTCAGTATCAAGAAGAAATTTGGAAAAAACGCTGTACTGAAGGGAATGAATCTTCAGGAAGGTGCAACCGCCAGGGACAGAAATGAACAAATTGGCGGACATAAGGCGTAA
- the folE gene encoding GTP cyclohydrolase I FolE, which produces MVDKAKIEQAVRLLLEGIGEDITREGLIDTPDRIARMCEEIYGGLGHEADQHLLKQFPVENNEIVLEKDITFYSMCEHHLMPFYGKAHLAYIPNGKVTGLSKLARTVEVYSRRPQIQERLTVQIADALERTLDPKGIMVMLEAEHTCMTMRGIKKPGSKTITTVTRGAFTEDKELQKMFLSMVKG; this is translated from the coding sequence ATGGTTGACAAAGCGAAAATTGAGCAGGCAGTCCGTCTGCTTCTGGAAGGTATCGGTGAAGATATCACACGGGAAGGTCTGATTGATACTCCTGACAGGATTGCCCGCATGTGTGAAGAAATTTACGGAGGTCTTGGTCATGAAGCGGACCAGCATCTGTTAAAGCAGTTTCCTGTAGAAAATAATGAAATCGTGTTGGAAAAAGACATCACATTTTACTCCATGTGTGAGCATCATCTGATGCCTTTTTATGGAAAAGCTCATCTTGCATACATCCCCAACGGCAAAGTTACCGGTTTGAGCAAACTGGCACGTACAGTAGAGGTTTATTCCAGAAGACCACAGATCCAGGAACGGCTTACCGTTCAGATCGCAGATGCTTTGGAGCGTACTCTGGATCCAAAAGGAATTATGGTAATGCTGGAAGCGGAACATACCTGTATGACCATGCGCGGAATAAAAAAACCAGGTAGCAAAACGATCACTACTGTAACCCGTGGTGCGTTTACAGAAGATAAGGAACTGCAGAAAATGTTCCTTTCTATGGTAAAAGGATGA
- a CDS encoding HD domain-containing protein: MNNNFSDMDRVNQIWRHLVYQEHYKKIQELESERIFCRHTPEHFLDVARLMYIYALEEHLELPKELIYAAALLHDIGRAQQYQYNIPHDIAGVEIAREILTDLHFTEQEKELILSSIGHHRKGDSRSTLAALLYKADKQSRNCFLCSAASECYWSDDKKNMKIEY; encoded by the coding sequence ATGAATAACAATTTTTCAGATATGGATCGTGTCAATCAGATCTGGAGGCACCTGGTTTATCAGGAACATTATAAAAAAATACAGGAACTTGAGAGTGAACGGATCTTCTGCCGTCATACCCCTGAACATTTTCTGGATGTTGCACGGTTGATGTACATTTATGCACTGGAGGAACATCTGGAGCTGCCCAAAGAGCTTATCTATGCAGCAGCACTTCTTCATGATATCGGACGTGCACAGCAATATCAGTACAACATTCCCCATGATATTGCAGGAGTAGAAATCGCACGGGAAATTCTGACAGATCTGCACTTTACAGAACAGGAAAAAGAACTGATTCTGTCTTCCATTGGACATCACCGAAAAGGAGATTCCCGCAGTACGCTGGCAGCACTTCTTTATAAAGCGGATAAGCAGTCCAGAAATTGTTTTTTATGTTCCGCTGCTTCTGAATGCTATTGGTCTGATGATAAAAAAAATATGAAAATTGAATACTGA